gaggtgtgtgtgggtgtggggaggtgtgtgtgtgtgggtgtgtgtgtgggtgtggggaggtgtgtgtgtgtgtgtggggaggtgtgtgtgtgtgtgtgtgtggggaggtgtgggtgtgtgtgtgtgtgtgtgtgtgtgtggggagtgtgggtgtgtgtgtgtgtgtgtgtgtgtgtgtggggaggtgtgggtgtgtgtgtgtgtgtgtgggtgtggggaggtgtgtgtgtgtgtgtgtgggtgtggggaggtgtgtgtgtgtgtgtgtgtgtgtgtgtgtgtgtgtgtgtgtgtgtgtgtgtgtgtgtgtgtgtgtggaggtgtgtgtgggtgtgtgtgggtgtggggaggtgtgtgtgggtgtgtgtgggtgtgggaggtgtgtgtgtgtgggtgtgggtggggggaggtgtgtgtgtgtgtgtgtgggtgtgggtgtggggaggtgtgtgtgtgtgtgtgtgtgtgtgggtgggtttgggaggtgtgtgtgtgtgtgtgtttggggaggtgtgtgtgtttggggaggtgtgtgtgtgtgtttggggaggtgtgtgtgtgtgtgtgtgtgtgtgtgtgtgtttgggaggtgtgtgtgtgtgtgtgtgtgtttggggaggtgtgtgtgtgtgtgtgtgtgtttgggaggtgtgtgtgtgtttgggaggtgtgtgtgtgtgtgtgtgtgtgtgtgtgtgtgtgtgtgtgtgtgtgtgtgtgtgtgtttggggaggtgtgtgtgtgtgtgtgtgtgtgtggggaggtgtgtgtgtgtgtgtgtgtgtgtgtgtgtgtgtgtgtgtgtgtgtgtgtgtgtgtgtgtgtgtgtgtggggaggtgtgtgtgtttggggaggtgtgtgtgtgtttggggaggtgtgtgtgtgtgtgtgtttgggggtgtgtgtgtgtgtggtgtgtgtgtgtgtgtgtgtgtgtgtgtgtgtgtgttggggaggtgtgtgtgtttggggaggtgcgtgtgtgtgtgggtgtgtgtgtgtgtgtgtgtgtgtgtgtgtttggggaggtgcgtgtgtgtgtgtgtgtgtgttgtgtgtgtgtgtgtgtgtgtttggggaggtgtgtgtgtgtgtgtgtgtgtgtgttggggaggtgtgtgtgtgtgtgtgtgtgttggggaggtgtgtgtgtgtgtgtgtgtgtgtgtgtttggggaggtgtgtgtgtgtgtgtgtgtgtgtgtttggggaggtgtgtgtgtgtgtgtgtgtgtgtttggggaggtgtgtgtgtgtgtgtgtgtgtgtgtgtttggggaggtgtgtgtgtgtgtgtgtgtgtgtgtgtttggggaggtgtgtgtgtgtgtgtgtgtgtgtgtgtgtttggggaggtgtgtgtgtgtgtgtgtgtttggggaggtgtgtgtgtgtgtgtgtgtgtgtgtgtgtgtgtgtgtgtgtgtttggggaggtgtgtgtgtgtgtgtgtgtgtgtgtgtgtgtgtgtgtgtgtgtgtgtgtgtttggggaggtgtgtgtgtgtgtgtgtgtttggggagtgtgtgtgtgtgtgtgtgtgtgtgtgtgtgtgtgtgtgtgtgtttggggaggtgtgtgtgtgtgtgtgtgtggtgtggggaggAGGCAGCAGCTTGCATTGAAACTCACCTGCATGTTGTGCGCAATTTCCTCCCGGTCGGACAGGATCTGAGCCAGATTCTTTGTTCCGAGTACGTTTCTTAAAGTGGTCTGTGCCAAGAGGCGGGTAGCGGAGTCTGCGTTGGTGATATTCGCAACAGCCAGTATCGCATTCTGAACGCGGTAATAAACAACTCCGTCAACGCTGACAGTCACAGAGTCCTTGGTGAGAATCTAAACCCacgacaaaaacttgtatttatatagtgcctttaacatagtgaaatgtcccaaggcgcttcacaggaaggttacaagacaaaacaaatacatttgacaccggaccacaaaagaagaaatgatGGCAGATCGCCAAAAGctggaaagaggtaggttttgaggagcatcttaaaaaggaggaaaaaaaaaagagatggagggaattagggagggagttccagagcttagggcccaggcagttgaagacacggccaccgatggttgagcgattataaatcagggatgctcaagatggcagaatttgaggagcgcagacatctgggggggggggggggggggggggggttgtgaggctgaaggagatgacggagatagggaggggcgaggccatggagggatttgtaaacaaggatgagaatcttgaaatcaaggcattgcctaaccgggagccaatgtaggtcagcgagcatagaggtgatgggcgagcgggacttggtgcaagttaggacacgggcagccgagtttttgggtgacctcaagtttctgtagggtagaatgtgagaggccagccaggagtgcgttgcagtagtcaagtctagaggtaacaaaggcatggatgaggtgacacaggggcggagacgggggatgctacggaggtggaaataggcggacttagttatgctgcggatgtgtggccggaagctcatttcagggtcaaatacgacacctagGTTACAAACAAAACACAGACAGGCAAGGTATTGGGAAAGATGGAGAATACAAGCTAAGCTGAAGCAACAGTGTACCAGGAAGTATTGTACAACATTGAACGTTCATACACCTTACCTCTTGAGGTGGAATGTCAAATGAAATAGTTCTCATGTCCACTTTAACAAAGGAGTCAGTACAGGGCAAGACAAAGAACAATCCTACAGtcaaaggagagagggagggaaaactCAGAATAAGTTACAGAAACAGCATCAAACTGATGCACGttaaacaaaaaaaaaggaagatTTACATGGTTTACGTGTGTGGATTACAGCATGTCCCACTGTAATTAGCATAGAAGTCCTGAAATTGTTTTATAATGTCCATATTTTGATCATTCAGACAGGTTAAGAATATTTGGTCCCAATACAGGGCACACTGTACCAGTTTTACATATCTTTAAAGGCTGTGGTGTACATAACGCCCCTACATGTTACCAGAAAAATAACATTTTTAGCAAGTACCACAGACAACTTAATGTTTGCATTTTTAGTTCTCAAATAAAATAGAATGTTCTGGCAGCGAGACACATTCCCTTCCCCAACTCAACGCAACTATTTTTAAAACACGAAGAATGTCCCTTCCCCCAGTATGTCTCATTAAACATGTACAGCACCAAATACAACACAAGTATAAACAGGCAGCCTGCAACACTTCTCGCTCTTCatcaaagcaacaacaacttgcatttatatagcgcctttaatgcagtaaaacgtccaaaggcgcttcacgggaATGTTACCAAACaggattggacaccgagccacaggaggagatatcctgacaggtggccaaaagcttggtcaaagatacaGGTTtcgaggagcgtcttaaaaggaggagagggaggtagagaggcggagaggtttagggagggaattccagagcttggggcccaggcagctgaaggcacggccgccaatggtggagcgattgaaaccgGGGCTGCACACGAggtcaaaattggaggagcgcagatatctcgaagggttgtggggctggaggaggttagagagataggaaggggcgaggccatagagggatttgaaaacaaggatgagaaaagttaattaaaaaaaaaaaaacagggcattgctcaaccaggagctaatgtaggtcagcgagcacaggggtgatgggtgaacaggacttggtgcgagttaggacacgggcagcagagttttggcttACCTTAAGTTAACAGAAAGTAgatgatgggaggccggccaggagtgtgttggaatagtcaagactagaggtaacaaaggcacggatgagggtttcagcaacagacgagatgcggatatgtggtcggaagctcatctcggggtcgaagaagacaccaagtttgcaaacagtctggttcaacctcagacagtcaGCAGGAAGAGGGATGAAtcagtggctcgggaacagagtttttaagcaggggccaaagacaatggcttcggtcttcccaatatacagttggaggaaatttctgctcatccagtactggatgtcggacaagcggaGAAGGATGGTGTAGTCCACTATGTCAAAGGTTGcaggcaggtcgagaaggacgaggagcgacAGTTTATCACTGTTTGTGACTTCGATAGgagccgtttcggtactatggCTGGGGCACGTTCCCGACTGGAAGGATTCAAGCACGTCCGGGAAAgatggcatggatttgggaggcgacggcATGTTCAAGGActcgagaggaaagggaggttggagctagggtggtagtttacaaggacagagaggtcaaggttgggttttttttgaggagaagggtgatgattgcaggtttgaaggggagggggacattaccTGATGAGAGAGAAGTATTAAcagtatcagctaacatgggagccaggaagggaagttgggtggtcagcagttgtaatgtatgtatgcctgggtttacctgccaccagggggagcgaccgtcggaggtcattgggccatagacacacacgtgcagcccttgtatataaagaaagcctccatgttttaaTCCTCACTGTGAGAGCTAATaaaagtagtcaggtcgcacccGATTGAGTtcgcggtactaagcctattgagttattacatacgcaACAGTAGTTTAGTggaaatagggtcgagggagcaggaagtgggtctcattggACAGGATGAGGcggtgaggggagataggagagaaacgagagaaagatgcaagttcagggcgagGGCAAGTTGGatctttagaggaagtttggcccggtgggctaggggaagggagggaagcagctgaactgatggtctcaatcttagtaacaaaagtccatgagctcctcgcacttgttaagCAGCACAAGACACCAGAGGTCTACAGCTCCCAGAGTGCCCCTATGGAAAAGATTTATGGATGTCACAAAGACTTGTCCTAGATCAGGCACTCAATGAAGTAGcacatttgtaaaaaaaaaaaagtttgtttaACTTTATAATAACTTTTGAAATTACAAAATACAAAAATTTACTGCATATCAGCCCAACATCAGCACCCCAATCAATATTCCACTGAGTTGTCCATTTTAACTCTGAGGGGATACTCAACAGTTTGGgccatcatagaatgatacagcacagaaggggcctATCGTGCCTCTttcaaagagctacccaattagtcctgctcccctgccctttccccatagccctgctcatTTTTCCTCGTCAAGCATATATCcatttcctttttgaaagttactattgaatctattttcaccacccttccaggcagtgcattcattACCTAGCTGTTTAAATGGAATAGCAAGGTTCTTctatcttgtgcatgaaacacaaaaggatagtatgcaggtacagcaagtgaccaggaaggccaatggaatcttggcctttattgcaaaggggatggagtataaaagcagagaagtcttgctacagctatacaaggtattggtgaggtcacacttggaatactgcgtgcagttttggtttccatatttacgaaaggatgtacttgctttggaggcagttcagagaaggttcactaggttgattccggggatgaaggggttgactaatgaggaaaggttgagtaggttgggcctctactcattggaattcagaagaatgagaggtgatcttattgaaaagtataagattatgaggaggcttgacaaggtagatgcagagaggatgtttccactgatgggggagactagaactagagggcatgaccttagaataaggggccgcccatttaaaacagagatgaggagaaatttcttctcagagggttgtaaatctgtggaattcgctgccacagagagctgtggaagctgggatattgaataaattcaagacagaaatagacagtttcttaaaagatagggggataaggggttatggggagcgggcggggaagtggagctgagtccatgatcaaatcagccatgatcttactgaatggcggagcaggcttgaagggccgtatggcctactcctgttcctatttcttatgttcttattatctcttTCTTCCCTCCTCCCAACAATAACATGGCTGTTTCGCAACTTCTAGAGATCTTGGGCATCTCATTCCAGCTGTCTATTTTTAGGTAGGTAAAATGAGTCTTGTGATTGAATAGCAACATGCCTTCAGGCAAATGCTTGGGTTGCCATAAAGAGAATGCTCATTCTCCTTTTCCAATTTCAATTGCATGTTCTTACTTTACACCCAGCTCTAGGTCCCCAGTGCTGTAATTGGATTCAATTGTACAGCGGACACGAGATTAGGGGGTCATGCGTCTTTTAAGGCCTGTGTCTCCCTCCTCTCCCACCACCAAATTTTCCCCTTATAGTGGGGGAAAATGGAAAGTGGGAGGCCAATCTTGGTGAAATAAAAGAGGTTTCAAAATATatatcccccaccccccaaaatcaCAAAAGGACAAGATTTTCCTCCATACAAGTCccaatggcagggggggggggggggggggggagaaattcttGCTGTTCAAATACAGGGTCTCCCATCAGATCAGAGTCTTTGAAGTCCCAAAGACAAAAGCTATGGGCCAAAATTGTGTTCGGAGGCTTCCCACGAGCAGATGCCTTTGACCCAAATTTTTTTGAACGAAaggacctggtggtcccggaggaacaaacaCTTCGGATCagaggcctagatgcacagcccagcgcagaggcccaacgCATCCCAGGAACGTgagcgcatcctgggatcatgtgggcccggaccaccaatcactatctagtattctcatggaTAATGAGTTCCGCTtgtccgagctcccattactatcaatgagaatacccccaaaaacacaactcaatgaataaaaaaaaacacatcagatatttaaaattaattgaaattgaattaaattaaatgttttaggaaaaaaatatatttatggGGGGGGAAATATTTCAAATGtttcttaccttaatggacagggtattTAATTTAAAAATTAGCGATGAAATTTAATTTTTCTAACGTTTAAAAGCAGGCCTGAAGCCTgcctttaccaggcgcaagagttttaaagacatttgctgggcaaatagcccatatCTCCACCCGGGAAAGCCCATTCTCCCAGGGATGCATTGGAACAGTTTGATatagcacaagttccgggtttaggcacatgcgctcTGCGCACCCAAAGGCAGAACTTGCGCACGTCGTATGCATCCGGAGAGGCCACGATTTACGGCCCACAGTTTGATGCCTACAGCAGCCAACAGAACAAGGAAGTGTTCAGGCTTCAGACTGGTCCGCAAGGCCAGACCAACGGAGGAACTGATGGAAGTTCTCAGTGAAGTTGCCTACTTTTTGCTGTTGGCATAAGAGGCGAGCCCAGGTGAACGCAACAAATgcacggggcaggggggggggttgATGAACAGATCAGGAGGAGGGTTGGAGGGGAAAAAAATTCAAATCAAACCCTTTGCACACAGCAGAATTTCTACTCAAAGTAAACTGATGTTGAAGCCTGCCTATTTCTGAAATATTTCTAGCTTCAGTCACCAAACAGCcacttctaaaaaaaaaaaaaagttcctTAGAACTCCCCCCACGTTAGGAAACTGAAAAAAATCCTTTTCGGTCAACGTTTGACAGACGAGCTTTGTGTTACGAAAGCTGcttaaaaaattaaaaatgaagCTATTCGGCACCCGGTGAAAGTGAAGCATGGTGGAGGGCCTCCCTGCATTGCTATACGGTTTCTGACTGCTAACAATCCTCAACTCTCGCCACAAAAGGGCGAGAGAATTGACGCTCTGAAATCCACACGTCAGCTCTTGGCCGATAACGGAGCAGCAGAGCGGTCAGTCTGCATCCAACAGCAGATCATCAGGTAATGGAATCTGCAACCACATTGTTTGCAGCAGAAATGTTTCCAAAGGGAATCCATCCACCTACACGTAGACACCCGAATCTGATTAGTGCACATTTATCAAGTGCAACAAGCCTTTAGCTTCAGCggtgttcagtaacataaccactctgctaccgcaccagtagtttcatggtcaccattacggacacTAGCTTCAAAAAATTATCCAGCCACTTTTTGTAATTTATTTGTTCATGCGAGTGTCGCTggcgagaccagcatttattgcccgtccccaattgccctcgagaaagtgagCTGCCTTATGTAACGGAGTGGCTCGCGAGGCGACAGttaaggacagttaagagtcaaccacattgctttgagtctggagtcacatataggccagaccgggttaagggcagcagatttccttccctaaaaggacattagtgacccagatgggcttttacgacaattcagtagtttcatggtcaccattactgatactagtttttgaaAAATGTAATTAACAAGTTAAATGGGATTTGAGATCACGTCCCCagataattagtccaggcctctggattacttggttcagtaacataaccactatgctcccgTACCAGAGATCGATAAGGAatgaataagaaataggagctggagtaggccatttgtcccttcgagcctgctctgccaggaatcagtc
This genomic stretch from Pristiophorus japonicus isolate sPriJap1 unplaced genomic scaffold, sPriJap1.hap1 HAP1_SCAFFOLD_1873, whole genome shotgun sequence harbors:
- the LOC139243793 gene encoding stomatin, with amino-acid sequence MVISFPISIWLCIKIVKEYERAIIFRLGRILAGGAKGPGLFFVLPCTDSFVKVDMRTISFDIPPQEILTKDSVTVSVDGVVYYRVQNAILAVANITNADSATRLLAQTTLRNVLGTKNLAQILSDREEIAHNMQ